In a single window of the Rhizobium tropici CIAT 899 genome:
- a CDS encoding ABC transporter permease produces the protein MRLRDIPITAWIGIIGILIAFICAIFAPWIAPYGETEVVGNVWQPADAQYFFGLDNLGRDILSRLIYGTRTTLFVALAATIISFSLGIILSFTAAVSRGWIDMVFSRFNDLMMSIPTLIFALVVLAVLPQNLIVLILVMAILDSTRVYRLGRAVALDVAVMEFVEAAKLRGEGKIWIIFREILPNTLSPLLAEFGLRFAFSILFLSTLSFLGLGIQPPAADWGGMVKDNKDGIIFGISAALVPGSAIAALAICVNLVVDWLLRRTSSLKGGRGDA, from the coding sequence ATGAGATTGAGAGATATCCCCATCACCGCCTGGATCGGCATCATCGGTATCCTGATCGCCTTCATCTGCGCGATCTTCGCCCCCTGGATCGCCCCTTACGGCGAAACGGAAGTCGTCGGCAATGTCTGGCAGCCCGCCGATGCGCAATATTTCTTCGGCCTCGACAATCTCGGCCGCGATATCCTGTCGCGTCTGATCTACGGCACCCGCACGACCCTCTTCGTCGCGCTGGCGGCGACGATTATCTCCTTCTCGCTCGGCATCATCCTGAGCTTCACCGCCGCCGTCTCGCGTGGATGGATCGACATGGTCTTCTCGCGCTTCAACGACCTGATGATGTCGATCCCGACGCTGATCTTCGCGCTCGTCGTTCTGGCCGTCCTGCCGCAGAACCTGATCGTGCTGATCCTCGTCATGGCCATCCTCGATTCCACCCGCGTCTATCGCCTCGGCCGCGCCGTGGCGCTCGATGTCGCAGTCATGGAATTCGTGGAGGCCGCCAAGCTTCGCGGCGAAGGCAAGATCTGGATCATCTTCCGCGAGATTCTGCCGAATACGCTGTCGCCGCTGCTGGCGGAATTCGGGCTGCGCTTTGCCTTCTCGATCCTCTTCCTCTCCACGCTCTCCTTTCTCGGCCTCGGCATCCAGCCGCCGGCGGCCGACTGGGGCGGCATGGTGAAGGACAACAAGGACGGCATCATCTTCGGCATCTCTGCCGCGCTCGTGCCGGGCTCCGCCATTGCGGCGCTGGCAATCTGTGTCAATCTGGTGGTCGACTGGCTCTTGCGGCGCACCTCCAGCCTCAAGGGAGGGCGTGGCGATGCCTGA
- a CDS encoding FGGY-family carbohydrate kinase: MTAPYFIGIDVGTGSARAGIFDAHGHLLGAAKQPITIWHGAGSIVEQSSEQIWKAVCDSVKEAIATAKIAAGDVSGIGFDATCSLVAVKVDGRPVAVGPSGDANRNIIVWMDHRAAGEAAEINAGGHAVLRYVGGRISPEMETPKLLWLKRNLPRSFAATDHFFDLADYLTWRATGSLQRSVCTVTCKWTYLAHEKRWDAQYFKDIGLGELADEGFVRIGTEIVEPGTALGEGLNESAARDLGLVVGTPVGASLIDAHAGGVGTLGGQGPDGKADVRNRLAYIFGTSACSMASSEAAIFVDGVWGPYFSAMVPGLWLTEGGQSAAGAAIDHLVTMHPASGEARQKAEAEGLSLVAWLDRQAMQASGNASDAVKLAQSIQVVPEFLGNRSPYADPDARAVISGLGLETGIDDLIALYVAGLCGIGYGLKQLLEKLAKDGIACDLVIASGGAAQSGLVRQLLADTTGRPVAVADTEEPVLLGAAMLGATAGGHCGSLLEAMTTMSRLAKKFEPADGAVKALHARRYEAFELLQSADRSIRALMAS; encoded by the coding sequence ATGACGGCACCTTATTTCATCGGCATCGATGTCGGCACCGGCAGCGCCCGGGCCGGAATTTTCGATGCGCATGGTCATCTGCTTGGTGCGGCCAAGCAGCCGATCACCATCTGGCACGGGGCTGGCAGCATCGTCGAACAATCGAGCGAGCAGATATGGAAGGCCGTCTGCGATAGCGTCAAAGAGGCTATCGCCACGGCAAAGATAGCGGCCGGTGACGTTTCGGGCATCGGCTTCGATGCAACCTGTTCGCTGGTCGCGGTCAAGGTGGATGGTCGGCCCGTGGCCGTTGGCCCGTCTGGGGACGCCAATCGCAACATCATCGTCTGGATGGATCATCGCGCGGCCGGCGAGGCGGCGGAGATCAATGCCGGAGGTCATGCTGTGCTGCGCTATGTCGGCGGCCGCATCTCGCCGGAGATGGAGACGCCGAAGCTTTTGTGGCTGAAGCGAAACCTGCCGCGCTCCTTTGCGGCAACTGATCATTTCTTCGATCTTGCCGATTATCTGACCTGGCGCGCGACGGGTTCGCTGCAGAGATCGGTGTGCACGGTGACGTGCAAGTGGACCTATCTGGCCCACGAAAAGCGCTGGGACGCCCAATATTTCAAGGATATCGGTCTTGGTGAGCTAGCGGACGAAGGTTTTGTACGGATCGGCACCGAGATCGTCGAGCCGGGTACGGCGCTTGGCGAGGGCTTGAACGAAAGCGCCGCCCGCGATCTTGGCCTTGTCGTTGGTACGCCGGTCGGCGCATCGCTCATCGATGCCCATGCCGGCGGTGTCGGCACGCTTGGCGGGCAGGGACCGGATGGTAAAGCCGATGTCAGGAACAGGCTCGCCTATATCTTCGGCACATCCGCCTGCTCGATGGCATCGAGCGAAGCGGCCATCTTCGTCGATGGCGTCTGGGGACCTTATTTTTCGGCCATGGTGCCCGGCCTCTGGCTGACCGAAGGCGGCCAATCTGCGGCAGGGGCCGCGATCGATCATCTCGTTACCATGCATCCTGCGTCCGGCGAGGCGCGTCAGAAGGCGGAGGCCGAGGGCTTGTCGCTGGTCGCCTGGCTTGATCGACAGGCCATGCAGGCGAGCGGCAACGCGTCCGACGCCGTGAAGCTCGCGCAATCCATCCAAGTGGTTCCCGAATTTCTCGGCAACCGCTCACCCTATGCCGATCCCGATGCACGCGCCGTCATCTCCGGCCTCGGGTTGGAAACAGGCATCGACGATCTCATCGCTCTGTACGTTGCCGGCCTCTGCGGTATCGGCTATGGCCTCAAGCAGTTGCTCGAAAAGCTGGCGAAGGACGGCATTGCCTGCGATCTCGTCATTGCGAGCGGCGGTGCTGCGCAGAGCGGATTGGTCCGTCAGCTTCTCGCGGATACGACCGGCAGACCTGTCGCTGTGGCCGATACGGAAGAGCCCGTTCTTCTCGGCGCAGCCATGCTCGGTGCCACGGCTGGCGGCCATTGCGGCTCGCTCTTGGAAGCCATGACAACCATGTCGCGACTGGCGAAGAAGTTCGAGCCGGCGGACGGTGCCGTCAAGGCGTTGCATGCACGGCGTTACGAAGCTTTCGAACTGCTGCAATCGGCAGATCGCAGCATCCGGGCCTTGATGGCGTCGTAA
- a CDS encoding ABC transporter substrate-binding protein: MTREKDQSSPLSIGRRHFLGGAVALGALPALASGLLVPHDARAQEAKRGGHLKLGLKGGATSDALDPATYSASVLFVIGRLWGDTLVESDPKTGAPLPSLATSWTPSADASTWTFKIRNDVQFHDGSKMTVADIVATLKRHADKNSQSGALGLMASITGIEEKAGDLVLTLSEGNADLPLLLTDYHLIIQPKGGVDKPAAAVGTGPYILKSFEPGVRATFEKNAKDWRSDRGFVNSVEILVINDNTARIAALASGQVHFVNNVDPKTVPMLQRAPTVDILRNAGKGFYCFLMHCDTAPFDNADLRLALKYAIDRQSILDKVLGGYGTIGNDYPVNSNYALAPTDIEQRPYDPDKATFHFKKSGVDRPVQLLTSDAAFPGAVDAAILFQQSARKAGITIDVKREPEDGYWTNVWNKQPFCASFWGGRPTQDSRYSTSYLSNAEWNDTRFKHPDFDKLVLQARSELDEAKRKVLYRQLALTVRDDGGLILPVFNDYIMASAKTLKGYVDDIGNDMSNGYIGSRVWFNA, from the coding sequence ATGACGCGTGAAAAAGATCAATCATCGCCTCTGAGCATAGGCCGCCGCCACTTCCTGGGCGGTGCCGTCGCACTGGGCGCTTTGCCTGCCCTCGCCTCCGGCCTCTTGGTGCCGCACGATGCCCGCGCGCAGGAAGCAAAGCGTGGTGGCCATCTGAAGCTTGGTCTCAAAGGCGGCGCCACCAGTGACGCGCTCGATCCGGCGACCTATAGTGCCTCCGTATTGTTCGTCATTGGCCGCCTCTGGGGCGATACGCTTGTCGAATCCGACCCCAAAACCGGCGCTCCCCTACCGTCGCTGGCAACTTCCTGGACGCCGTCAGCGGATGCATCTACCTGGACCTTCAAGATCAGGAACGACGTGCAGTTTCACGACGGCAGCAAGATGACCGTTGCCGATATCGTCGCGACCCTGAAGCGACACGCGGACAAGAATTCGCAGTCGGGCGCTCTTGGGCTCATGGCCTCGATCACCGGCATCGAAGAAAAAGCGGGTGATCTTGTTCTGACGCTTTCGGAAGGCAATGCGGACCTGCCGCTCCTTCTCACCGACTACCACCTGATCATCCAGCCGAAGGGTGGCGTCGACAAGCCGGCGGCGGCCGTTGGCACCGGCCCTTACATTCTAAAAAGCTTTGAACCGGGTGTTCGCGCCACCTTCGAGAAGAACGCAAAGGATTGGCGCTCCGACCGAGGCTTTGTCAACAGCGTCGAAATCCTCGTCATCAACGATAACACCGCCCGCATTGCAGCGCTCGCCTCCGGTCAGGTCCATTTCGTCAACAATGTCGATCCGAAGACCGTACCGATGCTGCAGCGGGCACCGACCGTCGACATCCTCCGAAACGCCGGCAAAGGCTTCTACTGCTTCCTGATGCATTGCGACACGGCGCCCTTCGACAACGCCGATCTTCGTCTCGCGCTGAAATATGCCATCGATCGCCAGTCGATCCTCGACAAGGTTCTGGGCGGCTATGGAACGATCGGCAACGACTATCCAGTCAACTCCAACTATGCGCTTGCGCCGACCGATATCGAGCAGCGGCCATATGATCCGGACAAGGCCACCTTCCACTTCAAGAAGTCGGGTGTCGACCGCCCCGTTCAGTTGCTCACGTCCGATGCAGCCTTTCCGGGCGCCGTGGATGCGGCGATCCTGTTCCAGCAAAGCGCGCGCAAGGCCGGCATCACGATCGACGTCAAACGCGAGCCGGAAGACGGCTACTGGACCAATGTCTGGAACAAGCAGCCTTTCTGCGCCTCCTTCTGGGGCGGTCGTCCGACGCAGGATTCGCGCTATTCCACCTCCTACCTGTCGAACGCGGAATGGAACGATACGCGTTTCAAGCACCCCGACTTCGACAAGTTGGTGCTGCAGGCACGGTCCGAGCTCGATGAAGCCAAGCGCAAGGTGCTTTATCGACAGCTGGCGCTCACGGTGCGAGACGATGGTGGCCTGATCCTGCCCGTCTTCAACGACTACATCATGGCCTCTGCGAAAACGCTGAAGGGATATGTCGACGACATCGGCAACGATATGTCCAACGGCTACATCGGCAGCCGTGTATGGTTTAATGCCTAA
- a CDS encoding thioesterase domain-containing protein, whose translation MLFSARTGADPSPHTYVSDLFRQEAKVDLRDDADIPEAVSVNRVLNFIKHLWSETGEELDVNVFYRHRTLDALSLAISNHEDLSVSPKIIELRGGEGRAPLLLFAGGASCFLEMQQLIKEIRFPGPILGVALTAFNRDRHHPATVEDEVQSTLKALQAAGIDGPYRLLGYSFGGVFALELARALKAQGQKIAFLGMLDTPLGEQEWPLMTWGSFMWQRWRRAHTRKKNLRKTDPQPRHRTSIQANRPTTERREFLAKKLKPLSFRYADPRTAYYPELAPQWMGDYPPLYDVAARQLLRMKGLYRPNRYDGELTFYRSLQGSPVDCDPKTIWGRFLAHADWIDVSGNHQSMIVGRNAGTLARELSARLTR comes from the coding sequence ATGCTTTTCTCTGCGAGAACGGGTGCAGATCCCAGCCCTCATACCTATGTCAGTGACCTGTTTCGCCAGGAAGCAAAGGTTGATTTGCGCGACGACGCAGACATTCCCGAAGCTGTCTCAGTCAACCGTGTCTTGAATTTCATCAAGCATTTGTGGAGCGAAACCGGCGAGGAGCTGGATGTCAATGTCTTCTATCGTCATCGCACCCTTGATGCCCTCAGCCTTGCAATTTCCAATCACGAAGATCTCTCTGTCTCGCCGAAAATCATAGAGCTCCGAGGCGGAGAAGGTCGTGCACCCCTGCTGCTATTTGCCGGTGGAGCAAGCTGCTTCCTGGAAATGCAGCAACTCATCAAGGAAATCCGCTTTCCCGGGCCTATTCTCGGCGTGGCATTGACGGCCTTCAACCGCGATCGTCACCATCCGGCAACGGTGGAAGACGAGGTTCAAAGCACGCTGAAAGCGTTGCAGGCAGCCGGGATTGACGGACCCTATCGATTGCTCGGCTATTCTTTCGGCGGTGTTTTTGCCTTGGAGCTTGCGCGTGCATTGAAGGCACAAGGGCAAAAGATCGCGTTCCTCGGGATGCTCGATACCCCCTTGGGCGAGCAAGAATGGCCGCTGATGACCTGGGGCAGCTTCATGTGGCAACGCTGGAGGCGAGCTCATACCCGAAAGAAGAATCTGAGGAAGACCGATCCTCAACCACGCCATCGAACATCAATCCAGGCCAATAGGCCGACGACCGAGCGACGGGAATTCCTCGCAAAGAAACTGAAACCACTTTCTTTTCGCTACGCCGACCCCCGCACGGCATATTATCCGGAACTGGCGCCGCAATGGATGGGGGATTATCCTCCGCTTTACGATGTGGCTGCCAGACAACTTCTGCGCATGAAAGGCCTTTATAGACCAAACCGTTACGACGGCGAATTGACCTTCTACCGCAGCCTGCAAGGCTCACCGGTCGATTGCGATCCGAAGACCATATGGGGACGCTTTCTTGCGCATGCCGACTGGATCGATGTTTCCGGCAACCACCAGAGCATGATCGTCGGCCGCAACGCCGGTACGCTCGCGCGCGAACTCAGCGCGCGCCTTACGCGCTGA
- a CDS encoding ABC transporter ATP-binding protein: MPELLSVRGLKIEATSYPPGEPPKRVTIVDGVSFDLQKGKVLGLIGESGAGKSTIGLSALAYGRGGAEITGGQVLLDGADILPLGKSGIRRIRGARVCYVAQSAAAAFNPAHRLGDQVIEATVKHRLMSKEEARTRALYLFRVLGLPNPETFGDRYPHQVSGGQLQRAMTAMALCSNPELIVFDEPTTALDVTTQIDVLAAIKHAIEETHTAALYITHDLAVVAQISDDIMVLRHGKTVEYGSVQQIIEEPRQDYTRALVNVRQEARAEAADQTGALLKVENISAQYSNGFKVLHDVSLHVPKGQTLAVVGESGSGKSTLARVITGLLPPSDGRISFDGKPLTPALKDRSRQELRRIQLIYQMADTAMNPRQTVRDIIGRPLTFYDGLRGAAKTARVKELLDQIEMGNGFIDRYPAELSGGQKQRVAIARALAAKPELILCDEPTSALDPLVAEGILKLLLKLQEEAHLSYVFITHDIAIVRAIADSVAVMHRGKLVRFGPKSQALSPPFDDYTDLLLKSVPEMEIGWLERVLTTRKMESAGN; this comes from the coding sequence ATGCCTGAGCTTCTTTCCGTTCGCGGTCTCAAGATCGAGGCGACCAGCTATCCACCGGGCGAGCCGCCGAAGCGCGTCACCATCGTCGATGGCGTCTCCTTCGATCTGCAGAAAGGCAAAGTCCTTGGCCTGATCGGCGAGTCCGGCGCCGGCAAGTCCACTATCGGCCTCTCCGCCCTCGCCTATGGCCGCGGCGGTGCGGAAATTACCGGCGGCCAGGTATTGCTCGATGGCGCAGACATTCTGCCGCTCGGCAAATCCGGCATCCGCAGGATTCGCGGCGCGCGGGTCTGTTATGTCGCCCAATCGGCCGCTGCCGCCTTCAATCCGGCGCATCGGCTGGGCGATCAGGTGATCGAAGCAACTGTCAAGCATCGCCTGATGTCGAAGGAAGAAGCAAGAACGCGCGCCCTCTATCTCTTCCGGGTGCTTGGCTTGCCCAATCCGGAAACCTTCGGGGACCGCTATCCGCATCAGGTCTCCGGCGGCCAGCTGCAACGCGCCATGACCGCTATGGCGCTCTGCTCCAATCCCGAACTGATCGTCTTCGACGAACCGACGACCGCGCTCGACGTCACCACGCAGATCGACGTGCTCGCGGCAATCAAGCATGCGATAGAGGAAACGCATACGGCTGCGCTTTACATCACCCATGACCTTGCCGTCGTCGCCCAGATTTCAGACGACATCATGGTGTTGAGGCATGGCAAGACGGTGGAATATGGCAGCGTCCAGCAGATCATCGAGGAGCCGCGGCAGGATTATACCCGCGCCCTCGTCAACGTTCGCCAGGAGGCACGTGCCGAAGCCGCCGATCAGACGGGTGCGCTTTTGAAAGTCGAGAATATCAGCGCGCAATACTCGAATGGTTTCAAGGTATTGCACGATGTTTCTCTACACGTTCCTAAAGGCCAGACATTGGCGGTGGTCGGCGAGTCCGGCTCCGGAAAATCGACGCTTGCGCGCGTGATTACCGGCCTCCTGCCGCCGAGCGACGGGCGGATTTCCTTCGACGGCAAGCCGCTGACGCCTGCCTTGAAAGACCGTTCGCGGCAAGAGCTGCGGCGTATCCAGCTGATCTACCAGATGGCCGATACGGCGATGAACCCGCGCCAGACCGTGCGCGATATCATTGGTCGTCCGCTGACCTTCTATGACGGCCTGCGTGGCGCGGCAAAGACGGCGCGCGTGAAAGAGCTGCTGGATCAGATCGAGATGGGTAACGGTTTCATCGACCGCTATCCGGCCGAGCTTTCGGGCGGCCAGAAACAGCGCGTCGCCATCGCCAGAGCGCTTGCGGCCAAGCCGGAACTCATTCTTTGCGATGAGCCGACATCGGCACTCGATCCGCTGGTTGCCGAAGGCATTCTGAAACTGCTCTTGAAGCTACAGGAAGAGGCGCATCTCTCCTACGTCTTCATCACCCACGATATCGCCATCGTTCGCGCCATCGCAGACAGTGTCGCGGTGATGCATCGCGGCAAGCTCGTCCGCTTCGGCCCGAAATCGCAAGCGCTTTCGCCGCCCTTCGACGATTATACCGACTTGCTGCTGAAATCCGTGCCGGAAATGGAGATCGGGTGGCTGGAGCGCGTGCTAACGACGCGGAAGATGGAGAGCGCCGGCAATTGA
- a CDS encoding helix-turn-helix domain-containing protein — protein sequence MPHLAENLKIACATQRSISQLCRAIDINRQQFNRYINGQTRPSAHNLARIAKYFDLDAADFGLAPMLFRERLRKPALDLNQSSELLKAFPGDLTALRRHIGYFQTYHRSPSWPGMVVCSCSRIIEQGGLMHVKSMERLRDPGNGIQQFSKYVGLAAFYRNRIFITERVVGPNPILSQTILLPFDEYQRVYLRGTTMGVSWRKENLPYASRMIWRHVGTEPDLRELLSRCGPLPLSSRRLPPTVRSFLADPSAEVYAVPAEY from the coding sequence ATGCCTCACCTGGCCGAGAACCTCAAAATTGCCTGCGCAACGCAACGTTCCATTTCGCAGCTGTGCCGTGCAATCGACATCAACCGGCAACAATTCAACCGATATATCAACGGTCAGACGCGGCCGTCTGCCCATAATCTCGCGCGTATAGCCAAGTACTTCGATCTCGACGCAGCCGACTTTGGTCTCGCTCCCATGCTCTTTCGCGAGCGGCTTCGCAAACCGGCCCTGGACCTCAATCAAAGTTCCGAATTGTTAAAGGCGTTCCCCGGAGATCTAACCGCGCTCCGGCGCCATATCGGCTATTTCCAGACCTACCATCGCTCACCGTCCTGGCCTGGAATGGTTGTCTGTTCCTGCAGTCGCATTATCGAGCAGGGTGGGCTGATGCATGTCAAATCGATGGAGCGTCTGCGTGACCCTGGAAACGGCATCCAGCAGTTTTCCAAATATGTGGGTTTGGCAGCCTTCTATCGAAACCGGATCTTCATTACCGAGCGTGTGGTCGGCCCGAATCCCATACTGTCACAGACGATCCTCCTGCCATTCGACGAGTATCAGCGCGTCTATCTGCGCGGGACGACGATGGGAGTTTCCTGGCGAAAGGAAAACCTCCCTTATGCGTCGCGGATGATCTGGCGCCATGTCGGCACCGAGCCGGATCTTCGTGAACTTCTCTCGCGCTGCGGACCTCTGCCGCTATCGTCGCGCCGGCTGCCGCCGACGGTGCGCTCATTCCTCGCCGATCCATCCGCAGAAGTATATGCGGTGCCGGCAGAATATTGA
- a CDS encoding (R)-mandelonitrile lyase: MMDITRNGAQPSGKGPSDWFTGTVRIDPVFAANDARRAAASSVTFEPGARTAWHTHPRGQTLIVTAGLGLVQREGGPVEEIRPGDIVWFEPDEKHWHGASPTTAMTHVAIHEHLDGKVVDWLEHVTDEQYQAR, translated from the coding sequence ATCATGGATATCACGAGGAACGGTGCGCAACCCTCCGGCAAAGGCCCTTCGGACTGGTTCACCGGTACAGTCCGCATCGACCCGGTCTTCGCGGCTAATGATGCGCGGCGAGCCGCAGCCAGCAGCGTCACGTTTGAACCCGGCGCAAGAACTGCGTGGCATACCCACCCGCGCGGTCAGACCTTGATCGTCACGGCTGGCCTGGGTCTCGTTCAGCGGGAAGGCGGCCCGGTCGAGGAGATCCGCCCCGGGGATATCGTCTGGTTCGAACCGGACGAGAAGCACTGGCACGGCGCTTCGCCGACGACAGCCATGACCCATGTCGCCATCCACGAACACCTCGACGGCAAGGTGGTGGATTGGCTGGAGCATGTGACGGACGAGCAATATCAGGCAAGGTAA
- a CDS encoding CocE/NonD family hydrolase: protein MAERSFTTIENQWITLKDGTRLAARIWMPDGAESDPVPAVFEFLPYRKRDGTSPRDESTYPVFAAAGIAGVRVDIRGSGESGGVIDGEYTELELANACELIAWIAAQPWSNGSVGMMGISWGGFNCLQVAALKPPALKAVISIASTVDRYNDDIHYKNGCHLSAQLSWAATMLGYQSRSPDPAIVGDDWRDMWLERLEQEPFFMEEWLQHQRRDDLWRHGSICEDFAGFDIPAIVIAGWADGYRNTPLLAVEGLRDKAKALIGPWVHKYPHFAWPKPRVDFHGEAIAWWNRWLRGERNGAEAMPSVRAYILDAAKPAMRRDFDPGFWIAKKEWQQPEMQCFYVEQFGTLMEGMPIPHAPEHPVYLRSPLDTGTASGEWFTLKPDAEMAIDQRIDDAGSLTFQTTPLVEDHDYLGRPIVTLTLQCDAETANLCARLVDIHPDGTATRVSFGVLNLAHHNGNAAPEPLSKGQQVRVTLTLDACGYRFRKGHRIRLSLSTAYWPMVLPPPEDPGLTIDIASIGLALPKLGAHEIIDIKQPDNPDPLPKYIEHAPGSTKRQVVRDLSAGVTRYEIHEDTGLSEHPGTGLSTRQLREEVWSIAPNDPLSMSGISTWTCDMRRPGWFVRTVATSSISCTAKDWVISASVVAYEGETEIFRKIFEEKRIARDLM, encoded by the coding sequence ATGGCCGAGCGCAGCTTCACCACCATCGAAAATCAGTGGATCACGCTGAAGGACGGAACGCGGCTTGCCGCGCGCATCTGGATGCCGGATGGCGCGGAAAGCGATCCCGTGCCTGCCGTTTTCGAGTTCCTGCCTTACCGCAAGCGCGACGGGACAAGTCCGCGTGACGAATCGACATATCCGGTCTTCGCTGCAGCCGGCATTGCCGGCGTGCGTGTCGACATCAGAGGCTCCGGCGAATCCGGCGGCGTTATCGATGGCGAATATACCGAACTGGAGCTTGCCAATGCCTGCGAGCTGATTGCCTGGATCGCAGCACAACCTTGGTCGAACGGTTCTGTCGGCATGATGGGCATTTCCTGGGGCGGCTTCAACTGCCTGCAGGTCGCGGCCCTGAAGCCCCCTGCACTGAAAGCGGTGATTTCGATCGCCTCTACGGTCGACCGTTATAATGACGACATCCACTACAAGAACGGCTGCCATCTCTCCGCCCAGCTTTCCTGGGCGGCGACCATGCTCGGCTATCAGTCTCGCTCACCCGATCCGGCCATCGTTGGTGACGATTGGCGCGATATGTGGCTGGAACGCCTGGAGCAGGAACCCTTCTTCATGGAAGAATGGCTCCAGCATCAGCGCCGCGATGACCTCTGGCGGCATGGGTCGATCTGCGAAGACTTCGCCGGCTTCGATATTCCCGCCATCGTCATCGCCGGCTGGGCTGACGGTTATCGCAACACGCCGCTGCTGGCCGTCGAAGGGCTGCGCGATAAGGCGAAGGCGCTGATTGGCCCATGGGTTCACAAATATCCGCATTTCGCTTGGCCGAAGCCGCGGGTCGATTTCCATGGAGAAGCGATTGCCTGGTGGAACCGCTGGCTGCGCGGCGAGCGCAACGGCGCCGAAGCCATGCCATCGGTGCGTGCCTATATTCTCGACGCCGCCAAACCCGCCATGCGCCGCGATTTCGACCCCGGTTTCTGGATTGCCAAGAAAGAGTGGCAGCAGCCGGAGATGCAGTGCTTCTATGTCGAGCAGTTCGGTACGCTGATGGAAGGCATGCCGATCCCGCATGCGCCGGAACATCCCGTCTATCTGCGCTCACCACTCGACACAGGCACGGCCTCGGGCGAATGGTTCACTCTGAAGCCGGACGCGGAAATGGCGATCGATCAGCGCATCGACGATGCCGGATCGCTGACCTTCCAGACCACGCCGTTGGTCGAGGATCATGATTATCTCGGCCGCCCCATCGTCACCTTGACGCTGCAGTGCGACGCCGAAACCGCCAATCTCTGCGCAAGGCTCGTCGATATCCATCCGGACGGCACGGCAACGCGCGTTTCCTTCGGCGTGCTCAATCTCGCTCATCACAACGGCAATGCTGCGCCGGAGCCGCTGAGCAAGGGGCAGCAGGTCAGAGTGACCTTAACGCTCGATGCCTGCGGCTATCGTTTCCGCAAGGGGCACCGCATCCGCCTGTCGTTGTCGACAGCCTATTGGCCGATGGTGCTGCCGCCACCGGAAGATCCGGGCCTGACGATCGATATCGCCTCCATCGGCCTTGCGTTGCCTAAGCTCGGCGCGCATGAGATCATCGACATCAAGCAGCCCGACAATCCCGATCCGCTGCCGAAGTATATCGAACATGCACCGGGATCAACGAAACGACAGGTGGTGCGCGATCTCTCGGCCGGCGTCACCCGCTATGAAATCCATGAGGATACCGGCCTTTCCGAACATCCCGGCACAGGGCTTTCCACCCGGCAGCTGCGCGAGGAGGTCTGGTCGATCGCGCCGAACGATCCATTGTCGATGTCCGGCATATCGACATGGACCTGCGACATGCGACGCCCTGGCTGGTTCGTCCGCACGGTCGCAACATCCTCGATATCCTGCACGGCGAAGGATTGGGTCATAAGTGCCTCGGTCGTTGCCTATGAGGGGGAGACCGAGATTTTCAGGAAGATATTCGAGGAGAAGCGCATCGCCCGTGACCTGATGTAG
- a CDS encoding alpha/beta hydrolase: MTSAERPMPSEAGILQFMEICDSFYPPDAVAASIAQQRQWYDALCARFDRPLPKGMQTRDDLVSGTIPVRHYKPANIRTATNLLYLHGGGFVVGSLESHHAICAEIADHAGAELISVDYRLAPEYRWPAQTDDCFSVLKQLLAERKSVVLIGDSAGGNLAAGLAVRAQAEGLSGIVGQILIYPALGGDLVSGSYEEMAEALGLTTADVAYYRTILQAPEGDPVSGPLALSSLAGLPPTFITVAHYDPLRDDGRNYAARLAQAGVEVWFREEPQMVHAWLRARHMSEGARAGFAAICAAASRFAGSR, from the coding sequence ATGACCTCTGCTGAGCGTCCTATGCCGAGCGAGGCAGGCATCTTGCAGTTCATGGAGATTTGCGATTCTTTCTATCCGCCGGATGCGGTTGCGGCCTCCATCGCACAGCAGCGCCAATGGTATGACGCATTATGCGCGCGCTTCGATCGCCCTTTGCCGAAGGGCATGCAGACCAGAGATGACCTTGTATCCGGAACGATTCCCGTCAGGCATTACAAGCCCGCCAATATCCGCACGGCAACGAACCTGCTCTATCTCCACGGTGGCGGCTTCGTCGTCGGCTCGCTCGAGAGCCATCATGCCATCTGCGCCGAGATCGCCGATCATGCCGGCGCTGAACTGATCTCGGTCGATTATCGGCTGGCGCCGGAATATCGCTGGCCGGCACAAACGGATGACTGTTTCAGCGTCCTCAAACAGCTGCTTGCCGAGAGGAAGTCGGTCGTGCTGATCGGCGACAGTGCCGGCGGTAATCTGGCGGCTGGATTGGCGGTGCGGGCGCAAGCCGAGGGGCTTTCGGGGATTGTCGGCCAGATCTTGATCTATCCCGCACTCGGCGGCGATCTCGTCTCGGGTTCCTATGAGGAGATGGCCGAGGCGCTAGGCCTCACGACGGCCGATGTCGCCTATTACCGCACTATTCTGCAGGCGCCGGAAGGCGATCCGGTCTCGGGGCCGCTTGCTTTGTCGTCTCTAGCTGGCCTTCCGCCCACCTTTATTACCGTGGCCCATTACGATCCGCTGCGCGATGATGGACGCAATTATGCGGCCCGTCTGGCGCAGGCTGGTGTCGAGGTTTGGTTCCGTGAGGAGCCGCAGATGGTGCATGCCTGGCTACGGGCACGGCATATGAGCGAAGGTGCGCGGGCCGGCTTTGCCGCCATCTGCGCAGCGGCAAGCCGGTTTGCGGGGTCGCGCTGA